One Methylocaldum marinum DNA window includes the following coding sequences:
- a CDS encoding alkaline phosphatase, whose amino-acid sequence MTKSRPSTRASLLALAVAAAFSGAAGAAPTVSRLTPPSELFSSGEAYPIISRFLAGQKFDMQATVQPDAGTTITGFQFAIDGAPVTPAPGTTSIVTTGLVPGLPENTAVVSVRGYSNSTPGIHTLSVTATQSDGQTVTATGNFEVVGVSSTGRKVKNVIILLGDGMGSGHRTAARIMQYGVTQGKARGKLAMDTFPVAASIMTPSLNSIITDSAPGMQNYVTGNKANNNQEGVFPDDTTAAFDNPRVEYMAEFLARTQDKKLGIVTTSDVFDATPASNAVHTQNRGAGTGIVDQYFDDRAKTGLTVLMGGGRKWFLPNPTQCNGAEPDCSSAGGVVNFNGSARANSSDYVLPPDIVAGWGAAPGGNDPSRDLIADFQAAGWNYASDLATLNASGADRPLLGLFALSNMNVALDKLGKRRGVSTVVDDYGFPDQPLLEEMTGKALDVLDAHSPNGFVLMVEGSSIDKQAHNMDTERFIMDTIEFDKAVAVASEYAKTHPDTLVLVTADHECAGVAVIGGSRVTDADLQAKIATGGGAAVVRNEVVGVYDGAGFPNYGIAADGYPANTDPDYKMLVGYAANADRYEDWRTNAEPLRDSQQPGNGVAPLNAYPSSPLSRDTVGDFLVTGQVPGTTAVHTGNDIPLSACGRGASLLGGTMDNTDVFFQLMQATVGGASASTATRCK is encoded by the coding sequence ATGACCAAATCCAGACCATCGACCCGTGCGTCGCTGCTGGCTCTTGCGGTGGCCGCGGCGTTTTCGGGCGCTGCCGGCGCGGCACCTACCGTTTCGCGTCTTACCCCGCCGAGCGAGTTATTCAGCTCGGGAGAAGCCTACCCGATTATTTCCCGCTTCTTGGCGGGACAGAAATTCGACATGCAGGCGACGGTCCAGCCGGATGCCGGCACCACCATTACCGGCTTTCAATTCGCTATCGACGGTGCCCCGGTAACGCCGGCACCCGGGACGACGTCCATCGTGACCACCGGCTTGGTTCCCGGTTTGCCCGAGAACACCGCGGTCGTATCGGTGCGCGGCTATTCGAACTCGACGCCGGGCATCCACACGCTGAGCGTGACGGCCACGCAGAGCGATGGCCAGACGGTCACCGCGACCGGCAATTTCGAAGTCGTCGGTGTTTCGTCGACCGGCAGAAAGGTCAAGAACGTCATCATCCTGCTGGGCGACGGCATGGGGTCCGGCCATCGCACCGCGGCCCGGATCATGCAGTACGGCGTCACCCAGGGTAAGGCCAGGGGCAAACTGGCGATGGATACCTTTCCGGTCGCCGCCAGCATCATGACCCCGTCGCTGAATTCCATCATCACCGACTCGGCTCCCGGTATGCAGAACTATGTGACCGGCAACAAGGCCAACAACAATCAGGAAGGCGTCTTTCCGGATGACACCACGGCCGCTTTCGACAATCCACGCGTGGAATACATGGCCGAATTCCTGGCCCGCACTCAGGACAAGAAACTGGGCATCGTGACCACTTCCGACGTATTCGACGCCACCCCGGCTTCCAACGCCGTCCACACCCAGAATCGCGGTGCCGGCACCGGCATCGTCGACCAGTATTTCGATGACCGTGCGAAAACCGGTCTGACCGTGCTGATGGGCGGCGGCCGCAAATGGTTTCTGCCCAATCCGACGCAGTGCAACGGCGCGGAACCCGATTGCAGCAGTGCCGGAGGCGTGGTCAATTTCAATGGCTCGGCCCGCGCCAATAGCAGCGACTACGTTCTGCCTCCCGACATCGTCGCCGGCTGGGGCGCGGCGCCGGGCGGCAACGATCCCTCCCGTGACCTGATCGCCGATTTCCAGGCTGCGGGCTGGAATTATGCGTCGGATCTCGCGACCTTGAACGCGTCCGGCGCCGACAGGCCGCTGCTGGGCCTATTCGCCCTGTCCAACATGAACGTGGCGCTGGACAAGCTCGGCAAACGCCGCGGCGTTTCCACCGTGGTCGACGACTATGGCTTTCCGGATCAGCCGCTGCTGGAAGAAATGACCGGCAAGGCTCTGGATGTGCTGGACGCCCATAGTCCGAACGGTTTTGTGTTGATGGTGGAAGGTTCTTCCATCGACAAGCAGGCGCACAACATGGATACCGAGCGTTTCATCATGGATACGATCGAGTTCGACAAGGCCGTAGCCGTGGCGAGCGAGTATGCCAAGACTCATCCCGATACCCTGGTGCTGGTCACCGCCGATCACGAGTGCGCAGGCGTTGCCGTCATCGGCGGCTCGCGCGTGACGGACGCCGATCTGCAAGCCAAGATCGCCACGGGCGGCGGTGCGGCGGTGGTTCGCAACGAGGTGGTTGGGGTTTACGACGGCGCCGGTTTTCCGAACTACGGTATCGCCGCCGACGGCTATCCGGCCAACACCGATCCCGACTATAAAATGTTGGTCGGTTATGCCGCCAATGCAGACCGCTACGAAGACTGGCGCACCAATGCCGAACCGTTGCGCGACAGTCAGCAACCGGGCAACGGCGTTGCGCCTCTGAACGCCTATCCGTCCAGCCCGCTGAGCCGGGACACCGTCGGCGATTTCCTGGTGACCGGCCAGGTCCCGGGCACGACCGCCGTGCACACCGGCAACGACATCCCGCTGTCCGCATGCGGACGCGGCGCCTCGCTGCTCGGCGGCACCATGGACAACACCGACGTGTTTTTCCAGTTGATGCAGGCTACGGTCGGCGGCGCCAGCGCCAGCACGGCTACCCGCTGCAAATAA
- the gmk gene encoding guanylate kinase encodes MSIGTLFIVSAPSGAGKTSLVTALRESLEGFTVSVSHTTRTQRPGEVHGRDYFFVDHAEFERMIAADGFLEHARVFDNYYGTARTTVETALSEGQDVLLEIDWQGARQIRSLMPDSISIFILPPSRRTLEERLKARGQDDPDTIARRMRDAISEMSHYSEYDYLVVNDDFDRAVAELRSIVIASRLRTRRQFEACKDLIAGLLA; translated from the coding sequence ATGAGTATCGGCACGCTGTTTATCGTTTCGGCCCCGTCCGGGGCGGGAAAAACCAGTTTGGTCACGGCTTTGCGGGAAAGTCTCGAGGGTTTCACGGTGTCGGTGTCGCATACCACGCGGACGCAGCGTCCGGGCGAAGTCCACGGCAGGGATTATTTTTTCGTGGACCATGCCGAATTCGAACGGATGATCGCGGCGGACGGGTTTCTGGAGCATGCCAGGGTGTTCGACAATTATTACGGAACCGCACGGACGACCGTAGAAACGGCTTTGTCCGAAGGGCAGGACGTTCTGCTCGAAATCGACTGGCAGGGCGCTCGCCAAATCCGGTCCCTGATGCCCGATAGCATTTCCATCTTCATCCTGCCGCCCTCGCGCCGCACTCTGGAGGAACGGCTGAAGGCGCGCGGCCAGGACGATCCGGATACCATCGCCCGCCGCATGCGCGATGCCATCTCGGAGATGTCTCATTACAGCGAGTACGACTACCTCGTCGTCAACGACGACTTCGATCGGGCTGTCGCAGAGCTTCGCAGCATCGTGATCGCCAGCCGGCTCAGGACCAGGCGGCAGTTCGAGGCATGCAAAGACCTGATTGCCGGCCTGTTGGCCTGA
- a CDS encoding c-type cytochrome — MRLVGFAILSALLIACDRHGDPVAVSGGNPELGREAASRYGCGSCHVIPGIEGANGLVGPPLSGIANRVYIAGVLANTPENLMRWIQDPLAIDPLTAMPDTGVTAEDARHLASFLYTLR, encoded by the coding sequence ATGCGCTTGGTCGGGTTCGCGATCTTGTCCGCTTTGCTGATTGCATGCGATCGCCACGGCGATCCCGTGGCGGTATCCGGCGGAAATCCGGAACTAGGGCGGGAAGCCGCTTCCCGCTACGGCTGCGGATCTTGCCATGTCATTCCGGGAATCGAGGGCGCGAACGGCTTGGTGGGCCCGCCCTTGAGCGGGATCGCCAACCGGGTCTACATCGCCGGCGTGCTGGCCAACACACCGGAGAATCTGATGCGCTGGATTCAGGATCCGCTCGCTATCGATCCTTTAACCGCCATGCCGGACACGGGTGTGACCGCGGAAGATGCCAGGCATCTCGCCAGCTTTCTCTATACGTTGCGGTAG
- a CDS encoding transposase: MEEARSSDRARVALDEFALRSVPDTHYAWAERNTAPRVPSDERQRTRLNGFLTVDLHRGLTGVQFRSQGKTGDVVFVVVLTVLRYVQQGCHWITLILDNARTHRHALEVAARELLSEIAELAHWPDLKATTVEFPHTPPVLARSQPGRVSDPLGSPRDALSSTLHLHAPGKGGSRSSPSRPGAALHSRTNAKAPAPYLQVAKG, translated from the coding sequence GTGGAGGAAGCCAGGTCTTCGGACCGCGCTCGGGTGGCGCTGGATGAGTTTGCCCTGCGCTCCGTGCCGGATACGCATTACGCGTGGGCCGAGCGGAATACCGCGCCCAGGGTGCCCAGCGACGAACGCCAGCGGACCCGGCTGAATGGTTTTCTGACCGTCGATTTGCACCGGGGGCTCACCGGGGTTCAATTCCGCTCCCAGGGCAAAACCGGCGATGTCGTCTTCGTCGTGGTGCTGACGGTGCTGCGCTACGTACAGCAAGGGTGCCATTGGATCACCCTGATTCTGGACAATGCCCGCACCCATCGGCACGCCCTGGAAGTGGCCGCAAGGGAGTTGCTGTCGGAGATCGCCGAACTCGCCCACTGGCCGGACTTGAAAGCCACCACGGTGGAGTTTCCGCATACCCCCCCCGTACTCGCCCGCTCTCAACCCGGCCGAGTATCTGATCCATTGGGTTCGCCAAGAGACGCTTTATCATCTACCCTGCACCTTCACGCTCCAGGAAAAGGCGGATCGCGTTCGTCACCATCTCGCCCAGGCGCCGCCCTTCACTCCCGAACAAATGCAAAAGCTCCTGCGCCATATTTACAAGTTGCCAAAGGATAA
- a CDS encoding helix-turn-helix domain-containing protein, translating to MNRRIRIQRLAPQDREEWQKQYYRHKEQRPRRRLTALKAVWDGQTLADVCRTQHLRRKTLEHWLDWYLHGGFKTLLAPERRRVPQALSCQQRRVLRYILLHKTPADYGLDSYQWTARRAQALIAAKWNIHLGLGRLYPLFDQFGLSHQRVHRDYGPPRPRLQAAFVDALEKKGGGSQVFGPRSGGAG from the coding sequence ATGAACCGAAGAATCCGTATCCAACGGTTGGCCCCTCAAGACCGGGAGGAGTGGCAGAAGCAGTATTACCGGCACAAGGAGCAACGTCCCCGGCGTCGTCTCACGGCCTTGAAGGCCGTTTGGGACGGCCAGACTTTGGCGGACGTGTGCCGGACTCAGCACCTTCGCCGCAAGACGCTGGAGCATTGGCTGGATTGGTATCTTCATGGGGGCTTTAAGACGCTGCTGGCCCCGGAGCGGCGACGTGTTCCCCAAGCCCTGTCCTGCCAGCAACGGCGAGTCTTGCGTTACATCCTGCTGCATAAGACGCCGGCCGATTATGGCCTGGACAGCTATCAATGGACGGCCCGGCGGGCGCAGGCCCTCATCGCCGCCAAGTGGAATATTCATCTGGGGTTGGGGCGCCTGTACCCACTGTTTGATCAGTTCGGGCTTTCCCACCAGCGGGTGCATCGGGACTATGGGCCGCCTCGACCGCGGCTACAGGCGGCCTTCGTGGACGCCCTGGAAAAAAAAGGTGGAGGAAGCCAGGTCTTCGGACCGCGCTCGGGTGGCGCTGGATGA
- a CDS encoding alpha/beta hydrolase family protein, with protein MTAGTRRNPRSKLYRTFAILDPNLGRAIRKRLAILCLALVQWQPAAARIAGVTEEPAGQIGGIPVAVWTYPSDGLKVKGLLFLPRGSDRRPLILFNHDGVAGITKEHMRACARLARTRFAVFAPSYRGEDGSEGTIEVAAGEVRDVLNALPLLNRVSGINGRKLAMVGVSHGALISVLAAARHREVDAVVTADGVMDIYGWWQHLGQTGKLGRDPLTRRVYGNGPEDKPRAFSTRHALDQIPNLNAPVLILQGGRDDIVPPEQAHRLKAELEKARLPATLKIYPRSRHAFLVYTPYLGDSTTPPERIEAEQAWQDLLGFLRKHLGP; from the coding sequence ATGACCGCAGGAACGCGGCGCAATCCCCGGAGCAAGCTTTACCGAACGTTCGCCATCCTTGACCCGAACCTCGGCCGTGCGATCCGGAAACGCTTGGCTATCCTTTGCCTGGCCCTAGTCCAGTGGCAGCCTGCCGCGGCTCGAATCGCGGGCGTCACCGAAGAACCGGCCGGTCAAATCGGCGGTATCCCCGTCGCGGTCTGGACTTATCCCAGCGATGGTCTGAAAGTCAAAGGATTGCTATTTCTGCCTCGCGGCAGCGACCGACGCCCATTGATTCTCTTTAATCATGACGGCGTTGCGGGCATTACCAAGGAGCACATGCGGGCCTGCGCCCGCCTCGCCCGGACCCGCTTTGCCGTTTTCGCCCCCTCCTATCGCGGAGAGGACGGCTCGGAGGGCACTATCGAAGTGGCGGCGGGCGAAGTACGCGACGTGTTGAATGCACTGCCGCTGCTGAACCGGGTGTCCGGTATCAACGGCCGCAAACTGGCTATGGTCGGTGTCTCTCACGGCGCCCTGATCAGTGTGCTGGCAGCGGCCCGTCATCGCGAGGTCGATGCGGTCGTCACGGCCGACGGTGTCATGGATATTTACGGCTGGTGGCAGCATCTCGGCCAGACCGGAAAGTTGGGCCGCGACCCACTGACCCGGCGAGTCTACGGTAACGGCCCGGAAGACAAACCGCGGGCATTTTCAACCCGTCATGCACTGGATCAGATTCCGAACTTAAACGCGCCGGTATTGATCTTGCAGGGCGGCCGGGACGACATCGTCCCGCCCGAACAAGCGCACCGGCTCAAGGCCGAGTTGGAAAAAGCCCGGCTGCCGGCCACACTGAAAATCTATCCACGGTCGCGGCATGCTTTTCTTGTTTACACGCCTTACCTGGGGGACAGCACGACGCCGCCGGAGCGCATCGAGGCCGAGCAAGCCTGGCAGGATCTGCTGGGATTTCTCAGGAAGCATCTCGGGCCTTGA